One window of Thermocoleostomius sinensis A174 genomic DNA carries:
- a CDS encoding ATP-binding response regulator, producing MNTVSLREFVLSVSACVETTSLIDVWQLFQAGHHQLVVVNTQQHPLGVFTLQHWLHFCLSDRPSKTLHLQDTGLQNSRTRRVERAEQLTRDSRLTGVQSEVELFRCVLDPSSTLALVLDYLDPVVVLPMDWQLEQLQPYFAAIDQPWVLIDAIGQYVGMVDRLRLLQRLTSPTLSPGFSSKLSPTSPTPIAREMTVSPSAIDPPEALHPCGSTMPAIDPLIDLLERIPVPLMLQTSNGRIITQNLVWRQQVSSLQDPTHLGREVAVVLESTHWEQSDAPTDSMAHPLTHLQDAAVASDLDMLQPSSWQKPRGTAASRHVGVCRLSSEPNGCVCVCPLKNGQERIWKFLKVPMGLTSARTTEHSLDPQARGTQTDSTNNLTQFKLATLGFNPDPEWRSLAQTEFLWLILAHDITEQHQIARELAAKNADLVQLNRLKDEFLSCISHELKTPLTAVLGLSSLLKDQALGKLNERQSRYARLIHQSGRHLISIVNDILDLTRIETGQMELTLEPVRIETICRSAYQQARQLHSAGNSTDPANPTDTVSRFHLEICDQLETLVADELRLRQMLCHLLSNALKFTAPEGEIGLRIEKWEGWIAFTVWDTGIGIPVDKQHLIFQKFQQLESPMTRQFEGTGLGLVLTQRLARLHGGDITFTSIEGQGSEFTLLLPPSPPQATAEQKEDAKRHTPSPNLITSQNRLMLVVEADPSLIESTSHQILELGYRVAIARSGTEALEKIRRLQPAIVFLNPLLPLLSGWDVLTLLKADEETRHIPVVITATRADREQASQNGANAFLSLPIRAEALQRCTNRLVEQFTAEPSANSPSLTVLYLNGNTLPSSEVSTVEITPAASDDSLSDLQDLTSLLHPYQCRVLEVEDLDQADLLAQVWNPNVIVIGGTFAEPLLYMRQLVNYPELAALPIVTLTVEITHAANVTPGLSVFPCLVSAERSDPPTQPQPIQQPTSSALWQVIQMAAGIHWTPHILIADVSALEDAWASAAPSDLYPQAHYSPNPPRSLNSTQALVHYMQMAGFRSSVGHSWQQVVQQLEHHSVDLLLLCVHSSSNLHPLFLDIIETIERLNPKPPILVWNCRSDADPASREDMQQFQQRWSTIATDILPASLPVPELLTRINQVLTER from the coding sequence ATGAACACGGTCTCACTGCGGGAATTTGTTCTTTCTGTCTCAGCTTGTGTTGAGACGACATCTCTGATTGACGTGTGGCAGTTGTTTCAGGCTGGGCACCATCAGCTTGTGGTTGTTAATACCCAACAGCACCCTCTAGGAGTCTTCACGCTGCAACATTGGCTGCATTTTTGTTTGTCCGATCGGCCATCAAAGACCCTCCATCTTCAAGACACTGGGCTTCAAAACAGTCGAACTCGAAGAGTTGAACGCGCTGAACAGCTTACTAGGGACAGCAGGTTAACGGGTGTGCAGTCTGAAGTGGAATTATTTCGCTGTGTGCTTGATCCTAGCAGTACACTTGCCCTTGTTTTAGACTACTTAGATCCCGTCGTGGTGTTGCCGATGGACTGGCAACTCGAGCAACTTCAACCCTACTTTGCTGCCATCGATCAGCCTTGGGTGTTGATTGATGCCATTGGACAGTATGTTGGAATGGTCGATCGGCTGCGGCTTTTACAACGTTTGACGAGTCCTACATTATCACCTGGGTTTTCTTCAAAGTTAAGCCCAACCTCCCCCACTCCGATTGCGAGGGAGATGACCGTATCCCCATCGGCGATCGATCCTCCTGAAGCCCTTCACCCTTGTGGTTCAACAATGCCAGCGATCGATCCATTAATCGATCTACTAGAGCGCATTCCAGTTCCCCTCATGCTGCAAACGAGTAATGGGCGAATCATTACCCAAAATTTGGTCTGGCGGCAACAGGTGAGTAGTTTACAAGATCCCACCCACCTAGGGCGAGAGGTGGCGGTTGTGTTAGAGTCTACCCACTGGGAACAGTCTGATGCGCCTACCGATTCAATGGCTCATCCCCTTACCCATCTTCAGGATGCTGCCGTTGCGTCGGATTTGGACATGTTACAGCCGAGTAGTTGGCAAAAGCCGAGAGGGACTGCCGCTTCTCGTCATGTTGGGGTTTGTCGGCTGAGCAGCGAACCAAACGGCTGTGTCTGTGTGTGTCCGCTTAAAAATGGTCAAGAGCGTATCTGGAAATTCTTGAAAGTGCCGATGGGGTTGACCTCAGCCCGCACAACGGAGCATTCACTCGATCCTCAAGCGAGGGGCACTCAGACTGACAGCACCAATAACCTGACCCAATTTAAGCTGGCAACTTTAGGCTTTAATCCTGATCCGGAGTGGCGATCGCTGGCGCAGACTGAATTTTTGTGGCTAATTTTGGCGCATGACATTACTGAACAACATCAAATTGCTAGGGAACTGGCTGCCAAGAATGCCGATTTGGTACAACTGAATCGCCTCAAGGATGAATTTTTGTCGTGTATTAGCCATGAACTTAAGACCCCCTTAACGGCTGTGTTGGGGCTATCAAGTTTGTTAAAAGACCAGGCCTTGGGGAAACTGAATGAGCGCCAGTCTCGCTATGCCCGCCTCATTCACCAAAGCGGCCGTCACCTGATTTCGATCGTCAATGACATTTTGGATTTGACACGCATTGAAACCGGACAGATGGAGTTGACGCTGGAACCTGTGCGCATTGAAACCATTTGTCGCAGTGCTTATCAACAAGCTCGGCAACTTCATTCCGCCGGAAACAGCACCGATCCAGCCAATCCTACTGATACTGTCAGTCGGTTCCATTTGGAAATTTGCGATCAACTGGAAACATTAGTAGCCGATGAACTGCGCTTGCGACAAATGCTGTGCCATCTGTTGTCAAATGCCCTGAAATTTACGGCTCCAGAGGGAGAAATTGGGCTGCGTATTGAGAAATGGGAAGGTTGGATTGCCTTCACTGTTTGGGATACAGGTATTGGCATTCCAGTCGATAAACAGCATTTAATTTTTCAGAAGTTTCAGCAACTTGAAAGCCCCATGACACGCCAGTTTGAGGGAACTGGCTTGGGGCTAGTTTTGACGCAACGGTTGGCTCGCTTGCACGGTGGCGATATCACCTTTACTTCAATCGAAGGTCAAGGCAGTGAATTTACGCTGTTGCTGCCGCCTAGCCCCCCTCAAGCTACGGCAGAACAGAAGGAAGACGCCAAGCGCCACACGCCTTCTCCAAATCTCATCACTTCTCAAAATCGCTTAATGCTGGTTGTCGAAGCTGATCCATCGCTCATTGAATCAACCTCCCATCAAATTTTAGAGTTGGGCTATCGGGTGGCCATTGCCCGATCGGGAACGGAAGCTTTGGAGAAAATTCGTCGTTTACAGCCTGCAATTGTGTTTCTCAATCCATTGTTGCCGCTGCTGTCGGGTTGGGATGTGCTGACGCTGCTGAAAGCGGATGAAGAAACTCGCCATATTCCGGTCGTTATTACCGCAACACGAGCCGATCGTGAGCAAGCCTCTCAAAACGGAGCCAATGCGTTTTTAAGCTTACCCATCCGCGCCGAGGCATTGCAGCGATGCACAAATCGTCTAGTGGAACAGTTTACGGCTGAGCCGTCTGCTAACTCCCCCAGTTTGACCGTGTTGTATCTCAATGGCAATACCCTGCCGTCTTCAGAGGTATCTACGGTAGAGATCACCCCGGCGGCGTCTGATGATTCGCTTTCAGACTTGCAAGATCTAACCAGTTTGCTACATCCCTATCAATGTCGGGTTCTGGAAGTAGAAGATCTAGATCAGGCCGATCTGCTTGCCCAGGTTTGGAATCCTAATGTGATAGTGATTGGAGGTACGTTCGCTGAACCGCTGTTGTATATGCGACAACTGGTTAACTATCCCGAACTGGCAGCCTTGCCGATCGTCACCTTAACCGTCGAAATTACCCATGCAGCTAACGTTACTCCAGGGTTATCGGTATTCCCCTGCTTAGTCTCTGCTGAACGATCCGATCCGCCTACCCAACCCCAACCGATTCAACAACCTACCAGTTCAGCCTTGTGGCAAGTGATTCAGATGGCGGCTGGAATTCATTGGACACCGCACATTTTAATTGCTGATGTCTCAGCCTTAGAAGATGCGTGGGCCAGCGCCGCCCCTTCCGATTTGTACCCGCAGGCCCACTACAGTCCCAATCCACCTAGGTCTTTGAATTCAACCCAGGCGTTGGTGCACTATATGCAAATGGCTGGATTTCGCAGTTCCGTAGGGCATTCTTGGCAACAGGTCGTCCAACAGTTAGAACATCACAGTGTTGATTTGCTACTGCTTTGCGTCCATTCTTCCAGTAACTTGCATCCTCTGTTTCTCGACATCATTGAGACGATCGAACGTCTCAATCCGAAACCGCCAATTTTGGTTTGGAACTGCCGTTCGGATGCTGATCCTGCTAGCCGTGAAGACATGCAACAGTTTCAACAGCGTTGGAGTACGATCGCCACCGACATTTTGCCTGCGTCGCTGCCTGTTCCAGAGTTGCTTACCCGAATTAATCAAGTGCTCACCGAGCGGTAG
- a CDS encoding FAD-dependent oxidoreductase produces the protein MNALEADVLIVGGGTGGTTAAIQAARRGATTILVSEFSWLGGMLTAAGVAAPDGNELAAFQTGLWGAFLQALQQRQPHGLDHAWVSFFTYEPQIGAAIFADWVQALPNLHWISGQVPLEVLTSGNRIVGVRFADYVVRSKLTIDATELGDVLALADVPYRWGWEWQSQWQEPSAPSGPNNLTQQYSVQAPTWVFVLQDFGSTDKAPAIVLDPAMPPELQSFGLQSFTQTWDGYGTEQFLNYGRLPSDRFMINWPQHGNDYGVKLDRLVESTAARADFLQEAHWHSQRYAQFLQAQLGRRYGLAETTFPRLATGIGGGAFALHPYYRESRRVQGLVTVCEQNILPLPNGHVAELPIDASGRAEPIALGNYANDHHYPGYEFSLTAKSVRWGGRWTGTPFTLPYRCLIPATIDGLLVGEKNISVSHIANGATRLQPVVLGIGQAAGMAAALCVERRCQPRSLPVEDLQMALLHDPVAPAAIVPLFNLPPHHPDWLQWQQYYLTHPDRYPADGLCPAAVPAPTLPLSASVQTFIGVFRQQAFQSYTILLSEPIEWSGHTFCLVTLWHDINQQLQHYRTGDHLQLQGRLNRSGNWIVVEKVSLKQSQQRSSGMDRF, from the coding sequence ATGAATGCACTGGAAGCCGATGTTCTGATTGTGGGTGGAGGAACGGGAGGAACGACGGCAGCCATTCAAGCGGCGCGTCGGGGAGCAACCACAATATTAGTCAGTGAATTTTCCTGGTTGGGAGGAATGTTAACAGCGGCGGGCGTAGCGGCTCCCGATGGCAATGAACTAGCTGCCTTTCAAACGGGACTGTGGGGAGCGTTTTTACAAGCATTACAGCAGCGACAGCCTCATGGACTAGATCATGCATGGGTGAGCTTCTTCACCTACGAGCCTCAGATTGGCGCGGCTATTTTTGCCGATTGGGTACAGGCATTACCTAATTTACATTGGATTTCAGGACAAGTTCCCCTAGAGGTCTTGACATCGGGCAATCGCATTGTCGGTGTTCGGTTTGCCGATTATGTCGTGCGCTCGAAACTAACGATCGATGCGACAGAACTGGGGGATGTGCTGGCACTGGCTGATGTGCCCTATCGTTGGGGATGGGAGTGGCAATCGCAATGGCAAGAACCCAGTGCCCCTTCAGGACCTAACAACTTAACGCAACAGTATTCTGTGCAAGCTCCAACGTGGGTGTTTGTGCTACAAGATTTTGGCAGTACGGATAAGGCTCCAGCTATAGTTCTTGATCCCGCTATGCCGCCAGAGTTGCAATCATTCGGACTGCAATCGTTTACTCAGACCTGGGACGGCTACGGAACCGAGCAGTTCCTCAATTACGGTCGGTTGCCGAGCGATCGATTCATGATCAACTGGCCGCAGCACGGCAATGACTATGGAGTGAAGCTCGATCGGTTAGTCGAATCAACAGCCGCCCGCGCAGACTTTTTGCAAGAGGCCCACTGGCACAGCCAGCGCTATGCTCAGTTTTTGCAAGCTCAACTGGGGCGACGCTATGGGTTGGCGGAAACCACCTTCCCCAGATTGGCAACCGGAATTGGAGGGGGAGCCTTTGCGCTGCACCCCTACTACCGAGAAAGCCGACGAGTGCAAGGATTGGTGACAGTATGTGAACAGAATATTTTGCCTTTGCCTAACGGCCACGTTGCTGAATTACCCATCGACGCTTCAGGACGAGCCGAGCCGATCGCCCTCGGTAATTATGCTAACGATCATCACTATCCGGGCTATGAGTTTTCCTTGACCGCAAAATCCGTTCGTTGGGGAGGGCGTTGGACAGGCACACCGTTTACCCTGCCCTACCGTTGCCTGATTCCAGCCACTATAGATGGCTTGTTGGTTGGCGAAAAGAATATTTCGGTGTCTCATATTGCCAACGGTGCAACGCGCTTGCAGCCTGTTGTGTTAGGGATCGGGCAAGCGGCTGGTATGGCAGCCGCCCTATGTGTCGAACGACGATGCCAACCGCGATCGTTACCCGTGGAAGACCTCCAAATGGCCCTGCTTCATGATCCAGTTGCTCCGGCCGCGATCGTACCCTTGTTTAACTTACCGCCCCATCATCCAGACTGGTTGCAGTGGCAGCAGTATTATCTTACCCATCCCGATCGCTATCCAGCCGATGGTCTGTGTCCAGCAGCCGTTCCTGCCCCTACCTTGCCCCTCAGTGCTTCTGTCCAAACTTTCATCGGAGTGTTCCGACAACAAGCATTCCAGTCCTATACAATTCTGCTCTCGGAGCCAATCGAGTGGTCAGGGCATACCTTTTGCTTAGTCACCCTATGGCATGACATCAATCAGCAGCTACAGCACTACCGCACCGGAGACCACCTCCAACTTCAGGGTAGACTGAATCGATCGGGTAACTGGATTGTGGTGGAAAAAGTGAGCTTGAAACAAAGCCAGCAACGTAGTAGCGGAATGGATAGATTTTAA
- a CDS encoding GNAT family N-acetyltransferase yields the protein MFSHDRQIITFIKALSLFPLPQRWEPLPPLKLPFFVRTVRHTDLFHLAELLAQSFHRQEGVLGWLYPVLRVGIYEDLRTRLQAPKRYYTCLVAVLPIGASLNGTYSTSADLTETHQIVKEASDRIIGTVEISLRRPSLNPFCRNRYLYLSNLAVQEEYRRQGVAQQLLQTSERVASDWGFHDLYLHVLENNHRARRLYWKAGYRLKSIDANPLGWVLGRPRQLLLHKPLAQNQLP from the coding sequence ATGTTTTCCCACGATCGCCAGATCATCACCTTTATCAAAGCCTTGTCACTTTTCCCCTTACCCCAGAGGTGGGAGCCGTTGCCTCCTCTCAAGTTACCCTTTTTTGTCCGAACTGTTCGCCATACCGACCTATTCCATTTGGCAGAACTGTTGGCGCAAAGTTTTCACCGTCAAGAGGGTGTGCTGGGATGGTTATATCCAGTGCTGCGAGTGGGTATTTATGAAGACTTGCGGACTCGCTTGCAAGCACCCAAGCGATACTACACTTGCTTGGTCGCAGTGTTGCCTATTGGAGCTAGTTTGAATGGAACGTATTCGACTAGCGCTGATCTGACCGAGACGCACCAGATTGTGAAAGAGGCAAGCGATCGTATTATTGGCACAGTCGAAATTTCGCTGCGACGCCCATCGTTGAATCCATTTTGTCGTAATCGCTATCTGTATCTTTCTAATTTGGCGGTGCAAGAAGAGTATCGGCGTCAAGGAGTGGCTCAACAACTTTTGCAGACCTCAGAACGGGTCGCATCAGACTGGGGCTTTCACGATTTATATTTGCATGTGTTGGAAAATAACCATCGAGCGCGACGGCTGTATTGGAAGGCGGGCTATCGACTGAAGTCAATCGACGCGAACCCGTTGGGCTGGGTGCTGGGGCGTCCCCGACAACTTTTATTGCACAAGCCCTTGGCTCAGAACCAACTACCCTAG